The following nucleotide sequence is from Natronosalvus caseinilyticus.
CGTCCCACCCCGTCCTGACGAACGCTTCGCTGCTGTTCCCCAGTCCCGTGACGTCGCTGGCGAACGATCGCTTCGACGAGACGGCGCCCAGCACCGTGATCACGTAGGAGACGCCGAGGGTCACGAGCGCCATCCCCGTCGCCGTCGTGAACGAACTCGCGATTTCCCAGGTGCTCGAGGTCGGCGTGTAGTCGCCGTTGCCGCTGGTGAACATCGTGTACGCGACGTAGTAGAGCCGCCCCGCCCAGTCGGCCGGAGCGCTCGTCTGGGTGCTCCGGAGCGCGACGTCGCCGCCGGCGAAGAGGAACGTCCAGCCGAGCCAGAGGAGCCCGATCCACATGGCGAGCGTGAGGGTGAGGATCAGCGGGCCGGCCGTGCTGAGCGCTCGCGGTCGGCTCCGACCCACGACACGAAGTATCCGCCAGGTGCCCGTCGTCAGATGCCTGGAGAGCGGCCCGGCGCCGCCGTCGACCCAGAGCGTCGTCCAGATGATGTCGACGATTACGGCGATCAAGAGGACGGCGCCAAGTCCGAGGTACAGCCACTGCATACCTCGTTTCACGGGGCCGATATCCGTCAAAGGATCGCGTGACAATGCCCGCTGTCGGCCCGCTGTCGGATCCGCTAGCCTCGAGCCTGATCGACGGTCGACGACCGACGACGTGCTCGAGGTGCCGACTCTCAGCGACCAGCCGACGACCAGCCGACGATCAGCCGACGATCAGCCGACGATCAGCCAGCTAAACTCGTATGTGTAGACGTGATCGAGCAGCAGGTACGTGACGACGCCGAGGACGAGGCTCAGGAGCCACGAGCCGGCGGCAAATCGCCCGACTCGAGCGTGGGCCGTCCTTCGCAGTTCCGTGGGGGTGTGCGTCAGCCCGAGCAATAGCGCGTAGAGCACCAGTGGGACGGCGACGATCGACAGCAGGATGTGGATCGCGAGCATGAGCAGGTAGGCGGTCCGCACGAGGTCGGGCCCGACGAAGGATTTGGTCCCGCCACCACCCACCCGAATCAGGTAGACCACGAGAAACAGGAGGATGAGCGCGAACGCGGTCAACATCGCTAAGCGGTGTTTCTCGACCTCGCCGTTACGAATCCAGTACCAGCCAGCGGCGAGGAAGACGGTCGTCGTCGCGTTGATGAGCGCGATGACGCTCGAGAAGACGTTGACCTGTGCGTTCGTCAGGTCGGGGTAGATGGGCAGATCGAGCAAGAACGTTCCCAGGACGAGTCCGTAGCCGACGACCGTCAGGAGGATCGTCGCCCGGAGCGGGTTGTTCCTGATCCGCCGTTTCGCGGTCGCGGTTGCGATGGCCATTGTCGGAGGTTTGAACGCGTTTCGTATCTGTCTTGCCCTTTTCCCGCTAGCCGTCTGGTTCTCTCGATTCTCGACGCCCGACGGCCCCGCTCTGGCAGTCGGTTTCGCACTATACTATATGTTTTATAGTAATACGTTCATCGTCGGACCTGCCTCTCGAGGTGACTCGAGCCCGGTACCAAAATCTCCGCAGCGTCCACTCGCGTCGGCGTGCGGGTTCGCGGTCGCAATTGCGCGGAGCGCCACCTTTTTGCTCGCGTACCGCCCAGGGTCGAGCACATGGTCGCACAGACGATGGATCGAGTTCCGCGTGTTTTCTAGTTACAGCCGTCTAGCCGTCGCACAGGGTGATCGCCGATGCTGACGAGCACCGCCGCCGTCGCGCGAGCGGGCCTCGACGGCATCGCCGTCAAACCCGCCGAGTGTGACGTCCTGGACGCCCGAGACGTCCCCGTCGACACGGTCGCCGTCGACTACGAGGGACGAGACCACCTGCCGAGCGCCGAGACCCTCGAGGCACTCGCCCGGACGGCCGACGTCCGGGTCACGGCGCCGGTCCGCGCCGACGGGTTCGACCCCCTGGGGGACGACTCCCTGCTCTCGGCGCTGCCCGAGACCGTCGGCCGCGTCTTCGTCGCCGGCCACCCGGCCTACCTGACCGACGCCGAACGCGAGCGGGCGGTCGCCCCGCGCCTCGGGGCCGCCCTGAAGACCGCACCGGACGCCTGGGTCGGCACCGAGAGCGTCGAGCGCGTCGCAATGGCGACCGGCGCGGCCCAGTACGACCTGCTCTCGCGGAGGACCGAGCGCGAGCTCCGGGCTATCCGCGCAGCGGGCTTTCCGGGCGAGATCGCCGTCTACGCGCCGACGGTCCTCACCGACGATGAGGACGCCGTCCTGGACGCCGTGGGCGCCTACGTCTCGAGGCGCCGGCCCGTCTCGCGAGCGCTGCCCGAAGGTGCGCCCGTCGATTCGACCGCGAAGGGCCGAGCGCGGGAAGTACTGCTGGCCGCTGCGAAGGACTTCGCCCTCGTGGGAACCGAGCGCGAGGTCGCCCAGCGGACGGACGCGCTCCGAGAGGCGGGCGCGACCACGGTCGTCGGCTACCCGGCCCAGGGGCTCGAGTCGTTGCTCGAGTGATTCTCGGCCCAGATCCACCCTCGACGGTCCGACACGAGCCGACGTTTCAGCGAGAAACCACCTACACGTAAGTGCCCCGAACGCCCACGGTGGCACATGACACTGCTCGCCGAACAGACGACCACGGCGGCCGCCGACACGCTCGAGGCCGCCGAGGTCGCCGTCCTCCCGACCGGGAGCACCGAACAGCACGGCCCGGCCCTACCGCTGGGCATGGACCACATGGCCGCGCAGGCGTTCGCCCGAACGGCCACCGACCGCGAGGACGCCGTCGTGCTCCCGACGGTACCGGTCGGCGTCTCCGTCCACCACCGCCAGTTCGACGGGACGCTCTTCGTAAGCGAGGAGACCTTCGAGCGCTACGTCCGGGAAACGCTCTCGAGCGTCGCCGAACACGGCGTCCAGAAGGCCGTCGTGGTCAACGGCCACGGCGGCAACTCGAGTGCACTGAACCGGGTCGCTCGTACCCTTCGGGACGAGGAAACGGCCTTCGCGCCGCCGTGGAACTGGTGGGATAGCGTGGGCGACCTCGCCGACGACCTCTTCGACGAGAACGGCGGCCACGCCGACGCGATGGAGTCGAGCGTCCTCTGGCACGTCCGCGAGGACCTGATTCGACCGGACCGACTCGAGGAGGCCGAATCGGGCGCCGGCGAGGGCTGGGGCGAGGCGGTCCACGGTGCGAACGTCGGCTTCGACACCATCGACTTCTCGGAGACCGGTGCGGTCGGGAAGCCGACCCAGGCCGACCCCGCGAAGGGCGAACGGCTGTTCGAGGCCGCCAGCGACGAACTCCACGCGCTGCTCGACTGGCTGGCGGCACGACCGCTCGAGGACTGCTGGCCCACGGGTCACGTATGAGTGGAAGCGGACTCGACGCGAAAAACGAGGGGGCGGAGACGATCTCCGAACACGAACTCGCCGTCGGCGCCGACGCGTTCGTCGACCGCGGCGCCGGCCTCGAGGTCGCCGTCGTCGGCGCCGGTGCCGTGGGCGCGACGGCCGCCTACGACCTCGCTCGCGAGGGCGCCGACGTCACGCTCTACGAGAAGGGGCAGGTCGCGGGCGGCTCGAGCGGCCGCGCCGCCGGCGTCTGTTACAACGCGTTTGCCGACGACCTCGACGCCGAAATCGGCGCGGCAGCGATCGAGCGCTTCCGATCGCTCTCGAGCGACGACACCTTCCCCTTCGTGGAGTGTCCGTACGTCTGGCTCGCCCGCGAGGGCGACGAGCGGCGAGCGGCACACATCCGGGAGGGGATCGAGGCGATGCAGTCTCGAGGGGTGGTGGCCCTCGAGGTCGACGCCGACGAACTCGCCGAGCGGTTCCCGCACCTGCGAACCGACGACGTCGCCGTCGCCGGCATCGCCGGGGCCGCGGGCTACACCGACCCGGCGCGGTACACGGCCTGCCTCGCCGCCGCGGCCAGCGGCGCGGGCGCGACCGTCGAGACGGACGCCCCGGTCGAGGTTCGCGTCGATCCGCCGCGCGTGGTTCGCGAGGGGACGGAGCGAGAACGAGAGTTCGACGCCGTCCTCGTCGCCGCCGGCGGACATACGAAGGCCGTCCTCGAAGCGGCGGGACTCCCCATCGCGATGAAACCCTATCGCGTCCAGGCGATGACGGCGACCGGGGACCTCCCAGAGCCGATGTGTTACGACGCGACGGACGGCTTCTACGCCCGACCGCATCCGGACGGCCTGCTCGCGGGCAACGGCACCGAGGAACGCGAGATCGATCCTGACGACTACGAGCGAGGAGCGAACCCCGGATTCGCCGACGAACTGTGCGAGCGCGTCGCCCACCGGTTCCCCGAGGCCGAACTGGGTGAGGCGGAGATCACCCGCGCCTGGGCCGGCGTCTGCACCGCGACGCCCGACGGGGACCCGCTCGTGGGCGAACGCCACGACGGCCTGTACGTGGCGACGGGGTTCCAGGGTCACGGCTTCATGCGCGCGCCGGCCATCGGCGCCAGAATCGCGGACGAGATCCTCGGTGGTGAGGGCATTCCGGCGTTCGACCCCACTCGGTTTACGGGAACCGAATCCTTCGACGTCGTCGAGGGAATGGCTATCGAGGACGAGCCACGGTAGCGGGTGTCCGGCCACGCACTCCGTTCGGGATTCGGACTCGAGGGCGGGCGGTTGGCGTCGCTCGAGACTCGATACCGATCGATTGTGCCGGAAAGAGACATTCGAGACCGAAAGCGAGAAAACGACCGCTGACAGCCCGGTTAATCGTCGACGACGACCTGCTCGGCGCCCGGCTTGAGATCCGACGGCGCCATGGCGTCGGGATTCCCCTCGAGAGCGTCGTCTTCGGCGGCCGCCGGGGCTTCCTCGGCCCCGTCGCTATCGATAGAGCCCTCCTTCGGAATCGTGATCTGCAGGGTTCCGACGTCGGTGAGCGTCGCGGTGCCGGCGTCGGGATTGACGAGCGCGTCGTCGGGCAGGGTCGTTTTGCCGTCGAGGGTCATCCCGCGACCGGGAAAGCGCATCTCGAAGCCGTCGTGATACGCTCGATAGCGCTCGACTCGTACCTTGACGGTGCCGTCGATGTACCGGACCTGCAGGTCTCCGGGTTCGGCGCCGGCGGCATCGAAGACGACGAGATACGACTCCTCGCTCTCGAGGACGTCGACGGGTAGCGAACGGTGCTCCTGAACGTGGCTGCGTGCGCGACCGACCTGTCGGTAAAGCGTGTCGCCGACGGTTTCGCGCAGCGATCTGAGACTCACTTGTTGTCACCTCGCGGGGAGTGGGACGGGCGGCCTGTACTGGTGGGAGGGCTCCCCTGTATACCGATACCACGTCCACCTTGTTATTCTTTTTGGATCTTCTAAATAAACGTCAGACGCTGTTCGACGCGTTGACGTGACCAGCGACTCCGAGAGGAATTATACTTCGATCTCCTCGAGACACTCGGTCCCCCCGCAGACCGGACACGAGAGGTCGCTCACGCCGTGGTCCTCCGGGACGTCGTAGGTGTAGTGGTTCTCGAACATGTCGAGGAAGCAGTCCTCGTCCGTGCACGCGATTTCCTTCGTCGGTGGCATACGCCAGGGTAGCGCGGGCAGCGGTATCAAAGCACGGTTCGCGGCACCGGAGGCGGTCGGGAGCCATCGCCGTCGTAGTGGGACACCTACGATGGTCGAGACGAACGCGACTCACGGACAGTCACGGTTTTACGCCTCGGGGCGCTACCTCGAGCCATGACCGACCCCGAAACGCTCGCGGTGACCGTCGTCGACGGCTACGTCGACGAACCGGCTCACTTCGGGGTCCCGCCGTACGTGTCGACGTACCCGCGCTACACGGCCGGGGCGCTCGTCGACGCCGGCGTTCCGCCCGAGCGAATCACCTACCACACGATCGACGGCCTGCGCGAGGTTCCCGACCGCTGGCGGGACGTCGACGAGGCCGACCTGTTGATCTACCTCGGCGGGATGACCGTCCCCGGCAAGTACGTCGGCGGAACGCCCGCCGAACCCGGCGAGGTCCGGAAACTGGCCTGGACGGCCGGCGGCACGAGCCTGATGGGTGGCCCCGTCAAGTTCGGCGTCGGCGACGCCAACGAGGGGGCGACCGAGACCGAGCGCCAGGACCTGGACTTCGACTTCGTCGCGAAGGGGGACGTCGAGGCCGCCGTCTACGACCTCCTCGAGAGCGGTCTCGAGGGCTTCAACAACCGGATGCGCGACGTCCCCGAAGCCACGCGGTGGGCCCGGAAAGGTGCGTTCATCGTCGAACAGCACCCGAACCATCCCGACTACCTCATCTGCGAACTCGAGACTTCACGTGGCTGTGCCTACCGGTGTTCGTTCTGCACGGAGCCGCTGTACGGCAACCCCTCGTTCCGGCCGCCCGAATCCGTGATCGACGAGGTCGACGCGCTCTCCGACTACGGCGTGAAACACTTCCGCCTCGGCCGCCAGGCCGACATCCTCGCTTACGGCGGCGACGGGGAGGCCCCGAACCCCGACGCCCTCCGGGAGCTCTACGGCGGGATTCGGGAAGTGGCCCCCGACCTCGAGACGCTCCACCTCGACAACATGAATCCGGTCACCATCGCGAACTGGCCCGAGGCCTCGCGGGAGGGAATCCGGATCATCGCCGAGCACAACACGCCCGGCGACACGGCCGCGTTCGGCCTCGAGTCCGCGGACCCGGTGGTCCAGGAGGCGAACAACCTCAACGTCACTGCCGAGGAGTGTCTCGAAGCGGTTCGCGTCGTCAACGAGGAAGGCGGCTGGCGACCCGGCGAGCAACCGGGGAGCGGTCCCTCGCTGCCGGCCGACCTCGAGGAGGAGCCGCCACGCCTCCCGAAACTCCTCCCCGGCATCAACCTGCTCCACGGCCTGCTCGAGGAACGCGAGGAGACCTACGACCACAACCTCGAGTTCCTCAGGCGGGTCTACGACGAGGGGCTAGTGCTCCGGCGAGTGAACATCAGGCAGGTGATGGCCTTCGACGGTACCGAGATGTCCGACACCGGGGCCTCCATCGCCAGAGAGCACAAGAAGCTGTTCAAGCGGTACAAGCGCGAGGTCCGCGAGACCGTCGACAACCCGATGCTCGAGCGCGTCGCACCGGCCGGTACCGTGCTATCGGACGTCCACCTCGAGTACCACCAGGACGGCCACACGTTCGGCCGCCAGCTGGGGACCTATCCCCTGCTGGTCGGGATTCCCGGCGAACGCCCGCTCGGGTCGACGATCGACGTGGCCGTCGTCGATCACGGCTACCGATCCGTCACGGGCGTCCCGTACCCGCTCGACCTCAACGCGGCGTCGATGGACGAATTGACGGCGATCCCCGGCGTCGGCGACCGCACCGCGGGTGACATCATCGTCGACCGACCCCACGAATCGATGCCCGACCTCGAGTCGACGGTCGACGTCTCGGTGTTCGCGACGCTCTCTCAGCCCTCCGCGCTGGACTGACGGCCAGCCCGAATCGGGAGCATTTCGGGCCGATCGAGTCCGTAATTGGGCGATATCGGTCGGTAGTACTATTACACATGCGATGCAGACTGAAATCGAGGGTCTACCTGTGGAAATATCTGAAAAACTCCTGTGTCTGTTTAGCACAGAAGTGTCGGAAGAGGACGACCGTTACGTCATCGAAATACCGCGTCAGGAGATCGATACGGGGGACGTCGAACCCGGGGAGGTGCTCCGCGTCGCGCTCATCTCGCGTGAACGCGCGGCCTCGAGCGTCGACACCGACGCTGGAACCGCGAGTGCCAGCGGGACCGGAACCGGAACCGGAACCGGGACCGGCGCCGACGGCTCGGGGACGGCGTCGTCACGGACGACCTCGCCATCGGAACCGCAGCCGCCGGTCGACGTCGGCGAAACCCGCTACGTCGAGATCGAAGACATCGGCAAGCAGGGCGACGGGATCGCTCGCGTCGAACGCGGGTACGTCATCATCGTCCCCGGTGCAGACGTTGGTGACCGCGTGAAGATAGAGGTCAGCGAGGTCAAGTCGAATTTCGCCGTCGGCGAGATTATCGAGGAGACGTTCTGACCGTTTTTCTCGAGATCACGTCCCCGATCTAGGTTCTGGTCGGCTACTAGCTATTGCCTACCAGCTGCCGGCTACCAGCTACCGGCTATCAGTTATCGGGTATCGGCTATCAGTTATCAGCGGCAAATGTCGACTCACATTGGCGAGCGATTGCCGACGAACTGCTGTCAGCGGATCGCACCCGGAATTGAGCGACAACCGTCCCACCGCGGTTCCGGTTACTCGTCCTCGAGTCGGCTCCCGTCTGGCCGTTTCGCCCCCTCCGAATCGTGGACGACGACCGTCTCGTCGCCACCTGCGGCCGCGGGCGAGTAATTCTCGACAACCGCGATCGCTTCCTCGAGTTCGCGAACGGCCCGAGTTTTCAGCGCACGAGCAAGGTCTTCGGCCTCGCCCCTCGAAATATCGCGGCCGAGCCCCTCGCACTCGTGCGCACGGACGATCCCGGACTCGTCGACGGCGTCGCCCATCGGCTGGCTGGTTCCCGCGAGTGCAACGCTGAACGGGTAGGTCCGGCAGATCAGCGGGCGATCCTCGTGGACGGTACAGGCGCCGACGCCGTCGTCTTCGGTGTAGAACGTGCAGTCCCCGCAGTCGTCGGTCTGGAGCGCCCACTCGAAGGTCTCGCCCTCGAGTCCGTCCGAGCCCTCGGTCAGGCCGTAGGGCATCGGTCGGGCGACGTCGCGCCAGTCGTAGCTGGTGTCCTCGCTCGAGGCGTCTTGGGATGCGTCGTTCGACTCACCGAGTTCGCGCACCTCGTCGGGAAACACCGTCGCGGTGTGCTCGTCCTCCCCGTGCCCTCGACAACACGCGCCACAGCGAGTGCACTCGAAGCCGATGGACTCGATGGCCGTCGCCAGGTCGTCGACCGACAGCGCACGGGCGCGCTCGAGTTCGTCCTCGAGTGACGTCGAGGGTGATTCGCTGCTCACGGATACGTGTCGTCGGTGGCGACAGCGGGGGATAAGTCACTCGTCACGGGCGCGCCTGCTCCCTGCCCCTCCCTCTCTGGCTCTTCCTGTCACATCGGTCCGCGCGCCATCCCAGGTCACCGCCCCCTCGACGGCGAGTTTCTCGAGGTGAGCCTCGACCGTCGCGCCAGCAAGATCCCGGACGCCATCGAGCGGTTTGTCGTACGCCGCGTCGAGAATCGCGTCGATAGTCCGGGCACCCCCGTCGACGGCCGCGAGGACGCGACGCTCGCGCTGCTTCCGGTGTTCGAGGAGGGCAGCAAGTCGTTCGCGTGGGTCCGCTACGGGCGGGCCGTGTCCCGGATAGAGTCGCGGAGGGCCTCGAGCGTAGAGCCGTCGAAGCGTACTCAGATACGCGCGCATGTCGCCCTC
It contains:
- a CDS encoding ion channel, which encodes MQWLYLGLGAVLLIAVIVDIIWTTLWVDGGAGPLSRHLTTGTWRILRVVGRSRPRALSTAGPLILTLTLAMWIGLLWLGWTFLFAGGDVALRSTQTSAPADWAGRLYYVAYTMFTSGNGDYTPTSSTWEIASSFTTATGMALVTLGVSYVITVLGAVSSKRSFASDVTGLGNSSEAFVRTGWDGDSFEGLERPLESLATQLSQLAEQHKSYPILHYYHSEQGDRASAMAVPILDESLTLLRYAVEAENRPNETVLTHARSSTDDYLETLDSAFIEPTTEAPPPPDLDRLREAGIDTVSDDDFERVLEESETRRRHLLGVVRADAWYWPPVEEDGED
- a CDS encoding DUF420 domain-containing protein; this translates as MATATAKRRIRNNPLRATILLTVVGYGLVLGTFLLDLPIYPDLTNAQVNVFSSVIALINATTTVFLAAGWYWIRNGEVEKHRLAMLTAFALILLFLVVYLIRVGGGGTKSFVGPDLVRTAYLLMLAIHILLSIVAVPLVLYALLLGLTHTPTELRRTAHARVGRFAAGSWLLSLVLGVVTYLLLDHVYTYEFSWLIVG
- a CDS encoding DUF7388 family protein, translating into MLTSTAAVARAGLDGIAVKPAECDVLDARDVPVDTVAVDYEGRDHLPSAETLEALARTADVRVTAPVRADGFDPLGDDSLLSALPETVGRVFVAGHPAYLTDAERERAVAPRLGAALKTAPDAWVGTESVERVAMATGAAQYDLLSRRTERELRAIRAAGFPGEIAVYAPTVLTDDEDAVLDAVGAYVSRRRPVSRALPEGAPVDSTAKGRAREVLLAAAKDFALVGTEREVAQRTDALREAGATTVVGYPAQGLESLLE
- a CDS encoding creatininase family protein, which codes for MTLLAEQTTTAAADTLEAAEVAVLPTGSTEQHGPALPLGMDHMAAQAFARTATDREDAVVLPTVPVGVSVHHRQFDGTLFVSEETFERYVRETLSSVAEHGVQKAVVVNGHGGNSSALNRVARTLRDEETAFAPPWNWWDSVGDLADDLFDENGGHADAMESSVLWHVREDLIRPDRLEEAESGAGEGWGEAVHGANVGFDTIDFSETGAVGKPTQADPAKGERLFEAASDELHALLDWLAARPLEDCWPTGHV
- a CDS encoding NAD(P)/FAD-dependent oxidoreductase, coding for MSGSGLDAKNEGAETISEHELAVGADAFVDRGAGLEVAVVGAGAVGATAAYDLAREGADVTLYEKGQVAGGSSGRAAGVCYNAFADDLDAEIGAAAIERFRSLSSDDTFPFVECPYVWLAREGDERRAAHIREGIEAMQSRGVVALEVDADELAERFPHLRTDDVAVAGIAGAAGYTDPARYTACLAAAASGAGATVETDAPVEVRVDPPRVVREGTEREREFDAVLVAAGGHTKAVLEAAGLPIAMKPYRVQAMTATGDLPEPMCYDATDGFYARPHPDGLLAGNGTEEREIDPDDYERGANPGFADELCERVAHRFPEAELGEAEITRAWAGVCTATPDGDPLVGERHDGLYVATGFQGHGFMRAPAIGARIADEILGGEGIPAFDPTRFTGTESFDVVEGMAIEDEPR
- a CDS encoding Hsp20/alpha crystallin family protein codes for the protein MSLRSLRETVGDTLYRQVGRARSHVQEHRSLPVDVLESEESYLVVFDAAGAEPGDLQVRYIDGTVKVRVERYRAYHDGFEMRFPGRGMTLDGKTTLPDDALVNPDAGTATLTDVGTLQITIPKEGSIDSDGAEEAPAAAEDDALEGNPDAMAPSDLKPGAEQVVVDD
- a CDS encoding DUF7559 family protein, with the translated sequence MPPTKEIACTDEDCFLDMFENHYTYDVPEDHGVSDLSCPVCGGTECLEEIEV
- a CDS encoding radical SAM protein, whose translation is MTDPETLAVTVVDGYVDEPAHFGVPPYVSTYPRYTAGALVDAGVPPERITYHTIDGLREVPDRWRDVDEADLLIYLGGMTVPGKYVGGTPAEPGEVRKLAWTAGGTSLMGGPVKFGVGDANEGATETERQDLDFDFVAKGDVEAAVYDLLESGLEGFNNRMRDVPEATRWARKGAFIVEQHPNHPDYLICELETSRGCAYRCSFCTEPLYGNPSFRPPESVIDEVDALSDYGVKHFRLGRQADILAYGGDGEAPNPDALRELYGGIREVAPDLETLHLDNMNPVTIANWPEASREGIRIIAEHNTPGDTAAFGLESADPVVQEANNLNVTAEECLEAVRVVNEEGGWRPGEQPGSGPSLPADLEEEPPRLPKLLPGINLLHGLLEEREETYDHNLEFLRRVYDEGLVLRRVNIRQVMAFDGTEMSDTGASIAREHKKLFKRYKREVRETVDNPMLERVAPAGTVLSDVHLEYHQDGHTFGRQLGTYPLLVGIPGERPLGSTIDVAVVDHGYRSVTGVPYPLDLNAASMDELTAIPGVGDRTAGDIIVDRPHESMPDLESTVDVSVFATLSQPSALD
- a CDS encoding TRAM domain-containing protein — its product is MEISEKLLCLFSTEVSEEDDRYVIEIPRQEIDTGDVEPGEVLRVALISRERAASSVDTDAGTASASGTGTGTGTGTGADGSGTASSRTTSPSEPQPPVDVGETRYVEIEDIGKQGDGIARVERGYVIIVPGADVGDRVKIEVSEVKSNFAVGEIIEETF
- a CDS encoding YkgJ family cysteine cluster protein; this encodes MSSESPSTSLEDELERARALSVDDLATAIESIGFECTRCGACCRGHGEDEHTATVFPDEVRELGESNDASQDASSEDTSYDWRDVARPMPYGLTEGSDGLEGETFEWALQTDDCGDCTFYTEDDGVGACTVHEDRPLICRTYPFSVALAGTSQPMGDAVDESGIVRAHECEGLGRDISRGEAEDLARALKTRAVRELEEAIAVVENYSPAAAGGDETVVVHDSEGAKRPDGSRLEDE